In the genome of Sporichthya brevicatena, one region contains:
- the cofC gene encoding 2-phospho-L-lactate guanylyltransferase, with the protein MSTTGQQGRDGESDAGWCLVVPVKLLHLAKSRLSTEASHRSALALAFAADTVAAALRTSSVVEVVVVTDDPTAAALVTELGAAVVSDAPDAGLNPALRHGAAEASSRHPGCAIGALSADLPALKSTELATALQRAGKVGRGVVADAVGTGTTAYLVAAGEFTPLFGADSLRAHIAAGAVAIRADDLPSVRRDVDTPADLTEALGLGVGEYTRRALDRL; encoded by the coding sequence GTGAGCACGACGGGACAGCAGGGGCGGGACGGCGAGAGCGACGCCGGGTGGTGCCTGGTCGTCCCGGTGAAGCTGCTGCACCTCGCGAAGTCGCGACTGAGCACGGAGGCGTCGCACCGGTCGGCGCTCGCTCTCGCGTTCGCGGCCGACACCGTCGCCGCGGCCCTGCGCACCTCGTCGGTCGTCGAGGTCGTCGTCGTCACCGACGACCCCACCGCGGCCGCACTGGTCACCGAACTCGGTGCCGCGGTGGTTTCCGACGCCCCCGACGCGGGCCTCAATCCGGCATTGCGCCACGGCGCGGCGGAGGCGTCGAGTCGGCATCCCGGATGTGCGATCGGCGCGCTCTCGGCGGACCTGCCGGCACTGAAATCGACGGAACTCGCGACCGCTTTGCAACGAGCCGGGAAAGTCGGCCGGGGCGTTGTCGCGGATGCCGTGGGAACGGGAACGACGGCCTATCTCGTCGCCGCCGGGGAATTCACGCCGCTATTCGGAGCGGACTCGCTGCGCGCCCATATCGCCGCCGGCGCGGTGGCGATCAGGGCCGACGACCTGCCCTCGGTCCGACGCGACGTCGACACTCCGGCCGATCTCACCGAGGCGCTCGGACTCGGGGTCGGCGAGTACACGCGGCGCGCGCTCGACCGCCTCTGA
- a CDS encoding HU family DNA-binding protein: MNKTQLIDELATRFSGNKKAASQALDAVVDTITRAVARGEKVGITGFGVFEKVERPARIARNPATGAQVKVKKTSVPRFKAGTGFKDVVSGAKKLPAVTVTAIESVGETAKPTVKRVAAAVAKKSPAKKTVTKKAAAKKAAPAKKAAAKKAAPAKKAAAKKAAPAKKAPAKKAAAKKATPAKKAAAKKAPAKKAVAKKAPAKKAPAKKAAAKKAAAKKAPAKRAAKKA; the protein is encoded by the coding sequence ATGAACAAGACGCAGCTGATCGATGAGCTGGCTACCAGATTCAGTGGCAACAAGAAGGCGGCTTCGCAGGCTCTCGACGCCGTCGTCGACACCATCACCCGCGCGGTTGCCCGTGGCGAGAAGGTCGGCATCACCGGGTTCGGTGTGTTCGAGAAGGTCGAGCGTCCCGCTCGAATTGCTCGTAACCCAGCCACCGGTGCTCAGGTGAAGGTGAAGAAGACCAGTGTTCCGCGCTTCAAGGCGGGCACCGGCTTCAAGGACGTCGTCAGTGGGGCGAAGAAGCTTCCTGCTGTCACCGTGACCGCGATCGAGTCGGTGGGTGAGACCGCCAAGCCGACCGTGAAGCGCGTTGCGGCTGCGGTTGCGAAGAAGTCGCCCGCCAAGAAGACCGTGACGAAGAAGGCCGCGGCGAAGAAGGCTGCCCCGGCCAAGAAGGCGGCGGCGAAGAAGGCTGCTCCCGCCAAGAAGGCGGCGGCGAAGAAGGCTGCTCCCGCCAAGAAGGCTCCGGCCAAGAAGGCGGCGGCGAAGAAGGCTACTCCCGCCAAGAAGGCTGCGGCCAAGAAGGCTCCGGCCAAGAAGGCCGTCGCCAAGAAGGCTCCGGCCAAGAAGGCTCCGGCCAAGAAGGCTGCGGCCAAGAAGGCTGCGGCGAAGAAGGCTCCGGCCAAGCGCGCTGCGAAGAAGGCCTGA